A single region of the Pontibacter kalidii genome encodes:
- a CDS encoding DUF4271 domain-containing protein has product MPRAFPKYNFIFLLLFIGWQVPLQGQVLPLEQKNTITGNWLVQPGGEAQLVPYVAGQHARYNALHQWLPITQAQPFNIAFAAPRDLCLFLNNRLIFKADSTANYTLDLARYSGGTEPVEGKYLLTVWHPAQQPNVATFRNVPLVAATKQEEGQRPFSVQVREYVNHNAFIIFMLLIGLIYGLLRVSYPADFRSQFDLNRFLHSSPQEGLYSVGKPVGAVSNMLFVLAFSLSMALLIAAIHTNVQHVRLFNRLFPVSEADITTKILFYTLLIFGIVLLKYVFLKVMAFVFGLESLVQLQYREFLRSLLFMGLFLPLVMLLYLSLNMMMPETILLISSLAVALLLVITILRVFYAVNKKASVINLHLFSYLCATEVIPLAIMLELIVFNF; this is encoded by the coding sequence GTGCCCAGAGCGTTTCCAAAGTATAACTTCATTTTTCTGCTGCTTTTTATAGGATGGCAGGTGCCCCTGCAGGGGCAGGTATTGCCGCTGGAGCAGAAAAACACCATCACGGGCAACTGGCTGGTGCAGCCGGGCGGGGAGGCCCAGTTGGTGCCGTATGTGGCTGGCCAGCACGCCAGGTATAACGCCCTGCATCAGTGGCTGCCTATTACGCAGGCGCAGCCCTTCAACATTGCCTTTGCCGCCCCGCGCGACCTGTGCCTGTTCCTGAACAACCGGCTCATCTTTAAAGCCGACTCTACCGCGAATTATACGTTAGACCTGGCCAGGTATAGCGGTGGCACCGAGCCCGTGGAAGGCAAATACCTGCTCACGGTATGGCACCCGGCGCAGCAGCCAAACGTAGCCACCTTCCGGAATGTGCCTCTGGTGGCCGCCACCAAGCAGGAGGAAGGGCAGCGCCCCTTCTCGGTGCAGGTGCGGGAGTACGTGAACCATAACGCCTTCATTATTTTTATGCTGCTGATCGGGCTGATCTATGGTTTGCTGCGCGTCAGCTACCCTGCCGACTTCAGAAGCCAATTCGACCTCAACCGTTTTCTGCATTCCAGCCCCCAGGAGGGCCTTTACTCGGTGGGCAAGCCCGTAGGGGCCGTCTCCAACATGCTGTTTGTGCTGGCCTTCTCGCTGTCGATGGCCCTGCTCATTGCCGCCATCCATACCAATGTGCAGCACGTGCGGCTGTTTAACCGGCTTTTCCCGGTCTCCGAGGCCGACATTACCACCAAGATTCTGTTCTATACGTTGCTGATCTTTGGCATCGTGCTGCTAAAGTATGTTTTTTTGAAGGTGATGGCGTTCGTGTTCGGGCTCGAGAGCCTGGTGCAGCTGCAGTACCGCGAGTTTCTGCGCTCGCTGCTGTTTATGGGCCTGTTCCTGCCGCTCGTCATGCTGCTCTACCTCTCGCTGAACATGATGATGCCCGAAACAATCCTGCTTATTTCGAGCCTGGCGGTGGCGTTGTTGCTGGTTATCACGATACTGCGCGTGTTTTACGCCGTAAATAAGAAAGCCTCGGTGATAAATTTGCATTTATTTTCGTACCTTTGCGCCACAGAAGTGATTCCGCTGGCGATAATGCTGGAGCTGATCGTTTTCAATTTTTAA